A genomic segment from Candidatus Binatia bacterium encodes:
- a CDS encoding class II fructose-bisphosphate aldolase, translating into MPIVSIKEILSRAFEERYGVGAFNIVNDLTLEAVLAAACELKAPLIIQTSVKTVKSIGLNVLYAMFREMASPLPIPVSLHLDHCPDRAVITACLNKGWNSVLFDGSHLPVEENRRQTIEVVAQARAYGAHVEGEIEGIMGVEDGVGSDEASVVQSLDTALDFIRSTGVDIFAPYIGNAHGMYKAAPKLDAQRVSDIVTAVPIPIALHGGTGLLLEQFTDLIARGCAKINISTAVKISYMRATLAYLQEHPGKYDPPALFRFVRTEVMAMAADHIRMFGSAGKAW; encoded by the coding sequence ATGCCGATAGTTTCCATCAAGGAGATTCTGAGTCGGGCGTTCGAGGAACGCTACGGCGTAGGGGCGTTCAACATCGTCAACGACCTCACACTCGAGGCGGTGCTGGCCGCCGCCTGTGAATTGAAGGCCCCGCTCATCATCCAAACCTCCGTGAAAACCGTCAAGTCCATCGGCTTGAACGTGCTGTACGCGATGTTCCGTGAAATGGCTTCCCCCCTCCCGATCCCCGTGTCGCTTCATCTAGACCATTGTCCGGACCGTGCAGTCATCACCGCCTGCCTAAACAAGGGCTGGAACTCTGTCCTCTTCGACGGTTCGCACCTGCCGGTGGAAGAAAACCGGCGGCAGACCATCGAAGTCGTCGCCCAGGCCAGGGCATACGGTGCTCACGTCGAAGGGGAGATCGAAGGAATCATGGGCGTGGAAGACGGGGTGGGGTCGGACGAAGCCAGCGTCGTCCAGTCGCTGGACACGGCCCTCGACTTTATCCGCTCGACGGGCGTTGATATCTTCGCGCCATACATCGGCAACGCCCACGGAATGTACAAAGCCGCCCCCAAGCTCGATGCGCAGCGCGTGTCCGACATCGTCACGGCCGTGCCAATACCCATCGCCTTGCATGGCGGCACCGGGCTGCTGCTGGAGCAGTTCACGGATCTGATCGCGCGTGGGTGCGCCAAGATCAACATCTCGACCGCGGTCAAGATCAGCTACATGCGCGCGACCCTCGCTTATTTGCAGGAGCACCCGGGCAAGTATGACCCCCCGGCGCTGTTCCGCTTCGTCCGCACAGAGGTGATGGCAATGGCCGCGGATCACATCCGCATGTTCGGGAGCGCGGGCAAGGCATGGTAA
- a CDS encoding HAD-IA family hydrolase: MVRTLIFDCDGVLADTERHGHLPAFNQTFEEFALPVRWSEEEYGRRLSIGGGKERMASLLTDEFVRTAGLPADRQAQLAEVARWHKRKTAMYTEMVTAGTLPARPGITRIIADALGAGWQLAVASTSAEPAVKAILDHVAGPALAARFTLVLAGDIVPKKKPAPDIYHLALERLNVAAQEVLVIEDSRNGLLAATGAGLRCLITVNGYTEGEDFLEAVLVVSSLGDPGGERTRVLASRCAAHPGDFVRLDDLVACLA, from the coding sequence ATGGTAAGAACGCTCATCTTCGATTGTGACGGCGTTCTCGCCGACACGGAGCGGCACGGCCACCTGCCCGCCTTCAATCAGACCTTCGAGGAGTTTGCCTTGCCCGTGCGTTGGTCGGAAGAAGAGTATGGCCGGCGCCTTTCGATCGGTGGCGGCAAGGAGCGCATGGCGAGTCTCCTGACCGATGAATTCGTCCGCACCGCCGGCCTGCCGGCGGACCGCCAGGCACAGCTCGCGGAAGTCGCCCGCTGGCATAAGCGCAAGACCGCGATGTACACGGAGATGGTGACCGCCGGGACATTGCCCGCCCGGCCAGGCATCACCCGCATCATCGCCGACGCCCTCGGCGCCGGGTGGCAACTTGCCGTTGCGTCCACCTCGGCAGAGCCGGCCGTGAAAGCGATCCTCGATCACGTCGCCGGACCGGCTTTGGCCGCGCGCTTTACGCTGGTTCTTGCCGGCGACATCGTGCCGAAGAAGAAGCCGGCGCCGGACATTTATCACCTGGCGCTCGAACGTCTGAACGTGGCGGCTCAGGAGGTGCTGGTGATCGAAGATTCGCGCAACGGCCTGCTCGCCGCCACCGGGGCGGGGCTGCGCTGCCTGATCACCGTCAACGGCTACACTGAAGGAGAAGATTTCCTCGAGGCGGTCCTGGTCGTGTCTTCGCTCGGTGATCCGGGCGGCGAAAGGACGCGGGTGCTCGCCAGCCGATGCGCGGCGCATCCGGGCGACTTCGTCAGGCTCGATGATCTCGTCGCCTGTCTGGCCTGA
- the dhaL gene encoding dihydroxyacetone kinase subunit DhaL, whose protein sequence is MELSSIADVDLVLRTMAETIVANEKYFCDLDAVAADGDFGSSLARGFEVVLQDFATFDRTSIGTLLKKIALVISSKVGGTSGPLWGTAFLRAGAAAGDRLRLAPTDLITMLRAAVAGIQQRGGAQLGDKTLLDALVPAIDSLETDLANPNGTADHGIAALQRAAEAATRAAEATTNLVAKKGRAAYTGERSVGSPDAGAVAVGVILQRISAAWRESHDTGKEQR, encoded by the coding sequence ATGGAGCTATCATCCATTGCCGACGTTGATCTTGTGCTCAGGACAATGGCCGAGACCATCGTCGCCAACGAGAAGTACTTCTGCGACCTCGACGCCGTCGCCGCTGACGGGGACTTTGGCTCTTCGCTGGCCCGTGGCTTCGAGGTCGTGCTGCAGGATTTCGCGACTTTTGACCGCACCAGCATCGGCACTCTGCTCAAGAAGATCGCGCTGGTCATCTCCAGCAAAGTCGGCGGCACCTCCGGCCCTTTGTGGGGAACGGCATTCCTCCGTGCCGGCGCCGCCGCAGGTGACCGGCTGAGGCTCGCCCCCACCGACCTCATCACCATGCTCCGCGCGGCGGTGGCTGGAATTCAGCAGCGCGGCGGTGCGCAGCTTGGCGACAAAACCCTCCTCGACGCGCTCGTCCCCGCCATCGACAGCCTCGAGACCGACCTGGCAAATCCGAACGGAACTGCCGATCACGGCATCGCCGCTTTGCAGCGGGCCGCCGAGGCGGCGACCCGGGCGGCCGAAGCGACTACCAACCTGGTGGCGAAAAAGGGGCGGGCAGCATACACCGGCGAACGCAGCGTCGGTTCTCCTGATGCCGGCGCGGTGGCAGTTGGCGTAATTCTACAACGCATTAGCGCCGCCTGGCGTGAGTCACACGACACGGGAAAGGAGCAACGATGA